CCTCGAGATCGGCAGCGCCCTGCGCTTCTTCGACCGCACCCCGCACGGGCTCGCCCAACTCGTACGCCTGCGGGCCCTTGCTCTGCTCGGCCTGAACCTGACCATCGGCGGGGGCCGCTCACGCATGATCGCCGCCATGGCCACCGATGCCACCGCCCCCGGCGGCATCACCTGCATCGACACCACCGACCCCGCCGTCAGGGCCTTCCTCCGGCCCCGCCCTGTCGCCGCCCTGTACGGCGTCGGTGCCGCCACCGCGGCCACGCTCGGCCGCTACGGGATCACCACCATCGGCCAGCTCGCCGACACCCCACTCCTGACCACCCAGAAGATCCTCGGCACCGCCGCCGGCCGCCTCCTGCACGAACGCGCCCACGGGATCGACCAGCGTCCCGTCGTACGTCAGCAGCCCGAACGGTCCTGCTCCGCCGCCGTCGACTTCCCCCACGACGAGCTCGATCCCGACCGCCACCGCCAGGCCGTCCTCCACCTCGTCGAGCAGCTCGGCTTCCGGATGCGCGGCGAAAACCAGGTCTGCCGCCGCATCGCCCTGACCGTCCGCTACGCCGACCACACGAGCACCCACCGCGCTCGCACACTCCCCGAGGCCACCAACCACTCCATGCAGCTATGCCGCACCGCGTACGACCTCTACGCCGCACTGGGCCTCCAACGGGCGCGAGTGCGCGGTCTCGCCCTCCGCGCCGAAGCCCTCGCACAGGCCGAAGGAGCCCACCACCAGCTCACCTTCGACCCCGCCGACCACAAGGCCCGCCAACTCGAAGCCGCCGCCGACAAGGCACGCACCCGATTCGGCGCCGATGCCCTACGCCCCGCCGCCCTCGCCCGGTCGGCACCCGCGCGACGCCGCGATGTCAGACCTCCCGCCTAGGCTGACGAGACACCCATTCGACACCTGAGAGGCGGCAGCCATGGGCCCTGAGCAGGTACAGGAGCTGTGTGCCGAGATCCTCGCCAAGGGCCCCGACATCACCTCCGCGACCGCGTGGACGGACGGCAGCCGCCGCCCCAGCGGGCTCCTGATCTCTTTCAGCAGCGGCGCCCGGCTCTGGATCGGGATCACCACCGCCAACGCCACAAGCGCCGAACCTGCCCAGACCACCTCGTCCGCACCGCCCCTTCCGCAGCTCTACGACGCGGCTGGGAAGATCACACCGCCGCGAGCCGAGCTGTACCTGGCTGCCGTCCTCATGAGTGCCCACGCCCCCGAAATCGCCAGCGCGTACGGCTACTCCGCCTCACCGGGGCATCCCGGCGTGGGCCTCCACCTGACCGACGGAGGTCGGGCTTTCCTGCCGTTCGTCTTCACGGCCGCCCATGGGAAGAAGCCGGCCGCCCGTCCGTTCACCGTCGACGCCGCATTCTGACCTGCTCCGAGAGACAAGCCGTACTTTGCAAAGTGCGTCAGCGGCGGACGTGGCGTCACCGGGCGGCGTACTGAGCCGACCGCCAAGTCGTGTGCAGCTCACGGTTTGCTTTGCGCACGGCGTGGCCCTCGCACGCCAAAAAGCTCCCGCTCGGCCACACCATGTTGCTCACCCACACGGAAATCGCGCGCGCCAGCGGCGGGCACGGAGGACTGTGGAAGGGCGAGGACTACGTCTACGTCATGTCGGTCACCGGCCGCAGCGCCGGCGAGCTCCTGCCTGTGGTGACGTATCAGTACCGAGACCACGAACATGAGATGCCCGAGGCTGCTTCGTACCCGGACGAGGACAAGCGGGGCGCTCGGATCTTCGCGTGGCTCCAAGGACGAGACGACCGCGAACTACGCCGCCGCGAGCACCGTCCAGGATCCGTAGCGGGCTGAGCGGTGTCGACGGACCAGGAGTCAGCATGTCCGCTGGCCGGGCTCAGGCGCCAGTCTGGTTCCGAGTGGCGCCGCCCCGGCCTCGGAGGGTGACGCCGGTCTCCGTGAGGATGCGGTGGACGAAGCCGTAGCTGCGGCCGGCGTCTTCGGCCAGCGCCCGGATACTTGCTCCGCCTTCGTACTTCTTCTTCAAGTCGGCCGCGAGCCTGTCGCGCGCCTCGCCGGTGATCCGCGTTCCTTTGGCCATGACACGTCCCCTTCGCCGTTCGAAGTACGGAGGGGTGATCATCGCGCATCGGCCTGGCGGCCGTCAGGCGATCCGTGCACCCGATCAGGGAACGGAGCAAGACGGACGACACCCACCCCGCGACGCTCATGGTGCGGGGTGGGTGTCGTGTAGAGGCAGACTCAGGCGGGGGTGATGTTCTCCGCCTGGGGGCCCTTCTGGCCCTGGGTGACGTCGAAGTTCACCTTCTGGCCTTCCTGGAGCTCACGGAAGCCGGAGCTGGCGATGTTGGAGTAGTGGGCGAAGACGTCGGGGCCGCCGCCATCCTGCTCGATGAAGCCGAAGCCCTTTTCCGAGTTGAACCACTTGACGGTTCCGCTGGCCATTTTTGCCCTCCAAGGGGACTCGAAGTCGGTTCCCGCACCGTGCGAGAACCGGAGGTGATCGCCCTGGTCCTCAGAGACTTTGAACAGCAGAATCCCCCGTGCGCACGCTCCACGGGGGAGAACCGGTACTTCGGAACCATGACATCTGACCATGACGCTACACCGACAGTTCCGCCATCGGCGCGGTAACGCTCAGGTGAGATAAGTCGGTCGAGCTCCAGCCGGTAGTTCAACGGACGATCCTGCGCCCGGGTGCGGCGTTCGATGACGAAGGTCGACGGCTCGGTGCAGGTGGTGATCTGGCGGAAGACCGGCACGGCGCCTCCCCTTCCCGTTGCGGGTGAGGGTCTGATGATGGCTGCCGCCGAGTCGGGGAACAGTCCGCCGTTGGATGGTGTGACGGGTGACGCCGCTCCCACTTCTAGACAGGGTCTTTTTTGTTCGAGGGACACTGAAGATAGTTGCTTAATTGATTTTATCGCCGTATAGTTGGGTCATCTCCCATGGGAGACAGGCTCCTGTAGCTCAGAAGGAAGAGCGGCCGTAAAACGGAACGGCGACATGGTGGGACGGTTGCGGATGCACCGGGTCCGGGCCCTGGCAAGCCAAAAGCCCCAGGGTTGGGGAACCTCAGCCCCCGGCAGGGAAGCGCGTTTCCCAAGCCCACCTACCCGGCGCGGGTTCGAGTCCCGCCAGGAGCACCCATTTTCACCGACCACCCACTTCCCGCCGGAGTCACTCATGAGCACTTCTCGGCGCACTATCCGCATGCCGTCCCGCGTCGCCCGACTGCCTCGCAACAGAGCCGGACTGCCGGTGCCCGGCAACATCGTCTGATGCCCGGCAGACGATGACGGCTCGATCCTCGTAACCAACAGCGATGAGCCACGTCACTTGCCAGTGCACGCCTGGGCGCGGAACCCCTGCATTCGCGGAGTACTGCCCGGTCAGGCAGAGACAGTTCATGACCCAGCGGCGTTGCGGCCTGTGCACGCAGGACATCGCAGCCACGGAGCAGTTGGCGTTCATTGGCAAGGCGGACGCCCAGTACTACCTGGAACCGCCGCTCCATCCTTCCTGTGCGGCCTACGCTCTGCAGGTGTGCCCGCGTCTGCACGCGGCCGGCGAGCAGGACCGGCCTGGCTGGCCGAGCGCCTGTCGCGACCACCCCGGGGGGCGCCCTCCGCGTGAGCTTTCGTCTCCACGCGCGAGACCTCCGCAACCGATTCCGCCCCGTAACCGGGGCTCACTTCCACCGAACCGGAGCGAGCATGCTCGCCGAGCACATCAAGTTCACCCGCAAGAACCCGATCACCGGCCGCAGCCGCCGGGGGCAGCGTGACATTCAATACGCAGCCGTGGACGAGGTCGTTCTCCGGGTCACCCACCTCCACAGCGGTCCTCAGCCGGTCCGCATCGAGTTCGCCGACGAGCACCTGTCCGCCGCGGGTCTGCAGGAATGGAATCACAGCTGGTACCGGCACACCCACGGCACCGACTCCGTCGACACGGCCCGTACCTGGATGGCTGAGTACTTCCGCTCCCAGGAGTCGGCCGAGCTGCTGGCCCACTACGAACAGGCCGTCGAAACCTGGCAGATGCTCGACGTGGACCCTGCCAAGGTGTCCGCTCCGTACCGCGTCGTCGAACTGCATCACGGCCACTACCTCGCCGTCGCCAACAACCCGCGCCCGCTGCTCTGGCTACACAGCAACCTGGCGTGGGAGGACGGCACTCCGAGGGTGGGCGGCACCCCGATCCTGGCCGAGGCCAACCGCCACTCGCCCAGCCTCGACGGCGCTGACTACACCGGCTGGATCGTCTCCAGTGATGGCGGCCGGAGCTATTCCGACCCCATCTCGCGCAAGGCCGACGCCCTTGCGTACCTCCGCGTCATCGCTGACCAGAACGTGCCCGCCGCCGAGGACAACCGGTAGCCGCCGCTCCAGGGGCCTTCAGCGATTCGGGCGCAGTTTCGATCAAGCCTTCCTTCAGGAGGTCTTTCCACTCGACGCCCGAGCCTGGTACCGGATGCGGCATTCTGGCCCCTGGAAGACGAGCCCCGGGCGGAATGGGCGCTCAGGCGTGACGAACGCCGCGCCCGAGCCACGGGCCGGCTACGGGCTGTGTCCCAAGGACGGACACCGCTACACGCATGACGAGGTCCCGGTCTGCGTTCACCCGGACCGGGTGGGCCTGGCTCCGGATATGACGACTCCGCCCCACGTGCCGGATCCTCCGGCGCTGCCCCCGGCGACCCGGCACCGGTGGTGGCGCCGGAAGGGGACATGAGATGGGGTGAGGCCTACGCCGGCTCAGCCGAAAGCGGAGAAGGAGCGCTCTCCCTGTTCCACGCTCTGCTGAGGTGCCGGCCGCAGGCCGCTCCAGTCCAGTGCCTGCCGCGCATGAAGCTGTGCTTGCTCGGCCGCGCTCCGAGTCTCGGCCAGGACGTCGCCGCGCTCCTTGACCAGACGGTCGTAGATCGGCGGATGCTCGGGTATCTCTCCAGCGTTCATAGCCCCTGATCTTGCCCGTTCACCGATGATCTGTCAGGCCCGCCGCAGCGGGCCTGCACGGACCAGGTGGTTGTCGGAACGGCGAGGAGATGGTCACCGCGATCGGTCAGCGAGCCGATCCCCACACGGTCGCCCGGCAGGACGAGGTCACACACCCTTCGTCATGAAGTTGCGTAAATGGATTTATGGCAGTAGAGTTAGAGGCATCGGAGGGAGGGCGTGCGCCACTTCTCCGAAAGCAGACGCTCCACACCCAAGAGGCCCACCTTGAACAAGCAGCAGTTGATCGACGAGATCGCAGCCAATGGCGGCATCTCCAAGCCGGAGGCCGCCGCGGCCCTGGACGTCGTGCTGGACACCCTGATCCGACGCGTCGTCAGCGGAGACGCCGTCTCCGTCACCGGATTCGGCACCCTCCAGGCCGTCACCACCCCCGCTCACCGGGCACGCAACCCCCAGACCGGCAACACGGTCCTGGTCCCCGCGCGCAAGAAGGTGAAGTTCAGCCCAGGCGCAGCATTCACCGAGATGGTGCGCGGCGACCGCGCAGTCCCCCCGGCGGGCCAGAGTTCCGCGCGCAAGCGGCCTCGCGTGACCCTCGCCGCCTGAACCGGCCGGCAGTCTCGGGCGGGCCGTCCAGCGGCCCGCCCGGCCAGGCAACCTCTGAGGTTGCATAAATGGATTTACACACGCAGGTTGAGCATTGGCGGGCGCCTCACTCCGCCGCTTGGGCTGACGCGCACCCGCATCCCCGCTCCCTACGGCATCTCCCGCTTCGCACCCGGACGGACCCCGCCCCGCATGCCCGAAATCGATCTTTCCGATCGCTCCGATCCATCACCCCGAATCCGGATCGGGCGCGCCCGCTTCCGTGACGTCGACTCATTTGTTGACCTTCTGTCCCTGGTCAACCCAGGACACCCCGTGCCGCCCCTCGTTCAGACGGCCCTGGCGCTACGGCCGGGAAGGCTGACGCACGGGGACTGCCTGTGCCTGATCGCCCGAAGCGGTGACCGCGTCGTCGGCGCACTCATGGCCAGCCCGCCGCGCTGGACTGACACTCATCCACTGCGCCCGTCGCTGGTGCGCAGCGTGCTGTACATCGGGGGCGTGGCGGTGGCGAGCGGCCACCGCGGCCACGGCATCGCGACCGCGCTGTTGAACATGGCGGAGCAGCATGGCCGCCACGCAGGGCTCCGTCTGTTGACTCTGGAACACCCGCCCGCGATGACCCCGTTCTACACACGGCTCGGCTACAGCGCGGGGCAGGAACGTCTCATCGTCGCGCTGCCCGGCCCTGCCTTGCAGGAGCGGAAGATGCCCGGCCACCTGAGCGCCGTCAAGCGTCTCGATCTTGGAGTCGGGTTCGCGACAGTCCCCGGGGCCCCGGCGGGCATCGTCACCGATTTGCTCCCCGGCTGCTCATTGCCGCCATGCGCGCGCTACCGCAACGGACGCCTGGTCACCTGAAACCCGGCCGTCGGCACTGAACCTCAGCGGTGGCCCGCAGGCGGGCGTCCTCCGCCCTTCTCACCACACCCCGCTCTTTCTGAGGAACCTCTCCTTGACCACCACTCCCGCGCAGCACGCTGCTGTGGTCGCCGACGCTCTCGCGGCCGTCGTCCGGCACCGGACC
This sequence is a window from Streptomyces sp. NBC_00582. Protein-coding genes within it:
- a CDS encoding HU family DNA-binding protein is translated as MNKQQLIDEIAANGGISKPEAAAALDVVLDTLIRRVVSGDAVSVTGFGTLQAVTTPAHRARNPQTGNTVLVPARKKVKFSPGAAFTEMVRGDRAVPPAGQSSARKRPRVTLAA
- a CDS encoding DNA polymerase Y family protein, whose translation is MNHRYVLRVHAHAAPHPDPALYPQLLELLENITPTVQALEPDSADLEIGSALRFFDRTPHGLAQLVRLRALALLGLNLTIGGGRSRMIAAMATDATAPGGITCIDTTDPAVRAFLRPRPVAALYGVGAATAATLGRYGITTIGQLADTPLLTTQKILGTAAGRLLHERAHGIDQRPVVRQQPERSCSAAVDFPHDELDPDRHRQAVLHLVEQLGFRMRGENQVCRRIALTVRYADHTSTHRARTLPEATNHSMQLCRTAYDLYAALGLQRARVRGLALRAEALAQAEGAHHQLTFDPADHKARQLEAAADKARTRFGADALRPAALARSAPARRRDVRPPA
- a CDS encoding cold-shock protein, with amino-acid sequence MASGTVKWFNSEKGFGFIEQDGGGPDVFAHYSNIASSGFRELQEGQKVNFDVTQGQKGPQAENITPA
- a CDS encoding GNAT family N-acetyltransferase, which translates into the protein MPEIDLSDRSDPSPRIRIGRARFRDVDSFVDLLSLVNPGHPVPPLVQTALALRPGRLTHGDCLCLIARSGDRVVGALMASPPRWTDTHPLRPSLVRSVLYIGGVAVASGHRGHGIATALLNMAEQHGRHAGLRLLTLEHPPAMTPFYTRLGYSAGQERLIVALPGPALQERKMPGHLSAVKRLDLGVGFATVPGAPAGIVTDLLPGCSLPPCARYRNGRLVT
- a CDS encoding helix-turn-helix domain-containing protein, whose amino-acid sequence is MAKGTRITGEARDRLAADLKKKYEGGASIRALAEDAGRSYGFVHRILTETGVTLRGRGGATRNQTGA